From the Amycolatopsis thermoflava N1165 genome, one window contains:
- the dapC gene encoding succinyldiaminopimelate transaminase: MNRGDTGLPDFPWDSLAEPTARAKSHPGGLVDLSVGTPVDPVPKSIRAALASVSEIPGYPTTHGTPELRAAAVEALSRRHGVTGVDPAAVLPTIGSKELVAWLPRLLGAEPGDTVVIPELAYPTYEVGALLAGAGIVRADDPRGLAEPPAMVWLNSPSNPTGRVLGAEALREIVEWARERDVIVVSDECYLALGWDADPVSILHPSVCGGRHDNLLAVHSLSKSANLASYRAGFVAGDPELVAGLLAVRKHAGMIVPRPVQEAMTVALADDSALSLQRERYARRRVVLQKALQDNGFRIDHSEAGLYLWATRGEDSWETLRWLSERGILVAPGTFYGPAGGEHVRVALTATDERVEAAAERLGQ; encoded by the coding sequence ATGAACCGCGGCGACACCGGCCTGCCCGACTTTCCGTGGGACTCGCTCGCCGAGCCCACGGCGCGGGCGAAGTCCCATCCTGGCGGCCTCGTCGACCTCTCGGTCGGCACACCGGTCGACCCGGTCCCCAAATCGATCCGCGCCGCACTGGCGTCGGTGTCGGAGATTCCCGGGTACCCGACCACCCACGGCACGCCCGAGCTGCGTGCGGCGGCGGTCGAGGCGCTGAGCCGACGGCACGGGGTCACCGGTGTCGATCCGGCGGCGGTGCTGCCCACCATCGGGTCCAAGGAGCTGGTGGCCTGGCTGCCGCGGCTGCTGGGCGCCGAGCCCGGCGACACCGTGGTGATCCCCGAGCTGGCCTACCCGACCTACGAGGTCGGCGCGCTGCTGGCCGGCGCCGGGATCGTGCGCGCCGACGACCCGCGAGGCCTCGCCGAGCCGCCCGCGATGGTGTGGCTGAACTCGCCGTCCAACCCGACCGGTCGCGTGCTGGGCGCCGAGGCGCTGCGCGAGATCGTCGAGTGGGCGCGCGAGCGGGACGTGATCGTGGTCTCCGACGAGTGCTACCTCGCGCTGGGCTGGGATGCCGATCCGGTGTCGATCCTGCACCCGTCGGTGTGCGGCGGCCGCCACGACAACCTGCTGGCCGTGCATTCGCTGTCGAAGTCCGCGAACCTGGCCAGCTACCGCGCCGGGTTCGTCGCCGGTGACCCGGAGCTGGTCGCCGGGCTGCTGGCGGTGCGCAAGCACGCCGGCATGATCGTGCCGCGCCCGGTCCAGGAGGCGATGACCGTCGCACTGGCCGACGACAGCGCACTGTCGCTGCAGCGCGAGCGCTACGCCCGCCGTCGTGTCGTCTTGCAGAAGGCGTTGCAGGACAACGGTTTCCGCATCGACCACTCGGAGGCCGGGCTCTACCTGTGGGCCACCCGCGGTGAGGACTCCTGGGAGACCCTGCGGTGGCTGTCCGAGCGCGGGATCCTGGTCGCGCCGGGCACGTTCTACGGCCCCGCGGGCGGCGAGCACGTGCGGGTCGCGCTCACCGCGACCGACGAGCGCGTCGAAGCCGCCGCCGAGCGCCTCGGTCAGTAG
- a CDS encoding NUDIX hydrolase has protein sequence MNLHTDVVETLEKWQPGTAGQEALRHAFLGFLAAREDACRRSCAAGHITASAVVLDASRSHVLLTLHPRVGRWLQLGGHCEDSDTSLAAAALREASEESGMSGLTMSAEPVHLDVHPITCSLGVPTRHFDVRFVVVAPEGASPVRSAESDDLRWWPLTALPPGSEDLTELIAAACD, from the coding sequence GTGAACCTGCACACCGATGTGGTCGAGACGCTGGAGAAGTGGCAGCCCGGGACGGCAGGGCAGGAGGCGCTGCGGCACGCGTTCCTGGGGTTCCTCGCCGCGCGCGAGGACGCGTGCCGGCGGTCGTGCGCGGCCGGGCACATCACCGCGTCGGCCGTGGTGCTGGACGCTTCGCGGTCGCACGTGCTGCTGACGCTGCATCCGCGCGTCGGGCGGTGGTTGCAGCTGGGCGGTCACTGCGAGGACTCGGACACCTCGCTGGCGGCGGCCGCGTTGCGGGAGGCGTCGGAGGAATCCGGGATGAGCGGGCTGACGATGTCGGCGGAGCCGGTGCACCTGGACGTGCACCCGATCACGTGCTCGCTGGGGGTGCCGACGCGGCACTTCGACGTGCGGTTCGTGGTCGTGGCGCCGGAGGGCGCGTCCCCGGTGCGCAGCGCGGAGTCGGACGACCTGCGGTGGTGGCCGCTGACCGCGTTGCCGCCCGGGAGCGAGGACCTGACGGAACTGATCGCGGCGGCGTGCGATTGA
- a CDS encoding GntR family transcriptional regulator: MIVSVDPASAVPPYEQVRSGLARQINSGALAVGTKLPTVRGLAEELGIAPNTIARAYRELEEAGLIETRGRAGSFVASSGDESLSRAREAAETYAAVTRALGLSGEDALKIVRAALTH, from the coding sequence TTGATCGTCTCGGTCGACCCGGCGTCCGCGGTGCCGCCGTACGAGCAGGTGCGGTCCGGGCTGGCGCGGCAGATCAACTCCGGCGCGCTCGCGGTGGGCACGAAGCTGCCGACGGTGCGCGGGCTGGCGGAGGAGCTGGGCATCGCGCCGAACACGATCGCCCGCGCCTACCGGGAACTGGAGGAGGCGGGGCTGATCGAAACGCGCGGCCGGGCGGGTTCGTTCGTGGCCTCCTCGGGCGACGAGTCGCTTTCGCGGGCCCGCGAGGCGGCCGAGACCTACGCCGCGGTGACCCGGGCTTTGGGGTTGTCGGGCGAGGACGCGCTGAAGATCGTCCGCGCCGCACTCACCCACTGA
- a CDS encoding GNAT family N-acetyltransferase, with amino-acid sequence MDSSETLELRCADAWQAVTVDKIGDWRLRAADGFTGRANSALAVGDPGVPVVSALAAVCDFAHANGIPPVAHTVVDSANERAIEAAGWVPNTGHAAGHLVSVLTGPLGTGADEVPVLAAPTAGWWELTVGRPEPADAERHVLTTGEIGYAVAEVMGVTAGAVRAAVVDDVLHIARLAVRPGYRRRGLASALMAACGPWAAERGATRAVLQVAVDNAGALAFYDRLGFAEHHRYRYWVPGPPACEDRSL; translated from the coding sequence GTGGACTCCTCCGAGACGCTCGAACTCCGCTGCGCCGACGCCTGGCAGGCGGTGACCGTGGACAAGATCGGTGACTGGCGGCTTCGCGCCGCGGACGGGTTCACCGGACGCGCCAACAGCGCACTCGCCGTCGGCGACCCGGGAGTGCCGGTGGTGAGCGCCTTGGCGGCAGTTTGTGACTTCGCCCACGCCAACGGCATCCCGCCCGTCGCCCACACGGTCGTCGACAGCGCGAACGAGCGCGCGATCGAGGCCGCGGGCTGGGTGCCGAACACCGGCCACGCGGCCGGGCACCTGGTGTCCGTCCTCACCGGCCCGCTCGGCACGGGCGCCGACGAGGTGCCCGTCCTCGCCGCGCCGACTGCCGGCTGGTGGGAGCTGACCGTCGGACGGCCGGAACCGGCGGACGCCGAGCGGCACGTGCTGACCACCGGCGAAATCGGCTACGCGGTCGCCGAGGTGATGGGTGTCACAGCCGGTGCGGTGCGCGCGGCGGTGGTCGACGACGTGCTCCACATCGCCCGGCTCGCCGTCCGGCCCGGGTACCGCCGGCGCGGCCTGGCCTCGGCGTTGATGGCCGCCTGCGGACCGTGGGCGGCCGAGCGCGGGGCGACGCGGGCCGTGCTCCAGGTCGCCGTCGACAACGCCGGGGCGCTGGCGTTCTACGACCGGCTCGGGTTCGCCGAGCACCACAGGTACCGGTACTGGGTTCCGGGACCCCCGGCGTGCGAGGATCGCTCGCTGTGA
- a CDS encoding coenzyme F420-0:L-glutamate ligase, whose product MSDHSAARLEILPVQGLPEFRPGDDLTGAIVTAAPWLRSGDVVVVTSKVVSKIEGRLVRVPSDPEARDAARRELVEQESVRVLARFNRTLITQNRIGIVQAASGVDASNVHGDEIALLPTDPDAAALALRNGLRERLGVEVAVVITDTMGRAWRVGQTDNAIGASGLRVLHSYEGEVDGQGNELQVTEIAVADEIAAAADLVKGKLTATPVAVVRGLEIADDGSDARKLVRPSEEDMFSLGTREAIAQGRREAVLVRRSVRSFTDEPVDPEALRRAIGAGLTAPAPHHTRPVRFVWLRDRGLRTKLLEAMREAWRADLSGDAFTEEQIAKRVSRGDILFEAPEVVIPFLVPDGAHTYPDERRNACERTMFTVAGGAAVQGLLVALAAEDLGSCWIGSTIFAADVVREVLGLEPSWQPLGAVAIGHPVGGPAAPRPPALDGLVEL is encoded by the coding sequence TTGAGTGACCACTCCGCCGCACGACTGGAGATCCTGCCGGTCCAGGGCCTGCCGGAGTTCCGGCCGGGCGACGACCTGACCGGCGCGATCGTGACCGCCGCGCCGTGGCTGCGTTCCGGCGACGTCGTCGTGGTCACCAGCAAGGTCGTGTCGAAGATCGAGGGCCGCCTGGTGCGCGTGCCCAGCGACCCGGAGGCCCGCGACGCGGCCCGGCGCGAGCTGGTCGAGCAGGAGTCGGTGCGGGTGCTGGCCCGGTTCAACCGGACCCTGATCACGCAGAACCGGATCGGGATCGTGCAGGCCGCCTCGGGCGTGGACGCGTCCAATGTGCACGGTGACGAGATCGCGCTGCTGCCCACCGACCCGGACGCGGCAGCGTTGGCCCTGCGCAACGGATTGCGCGAGCGGCTGGGTGTCGAGGTCGCGGTCGTCATCACCGACACGATGGGCCGCGCGTGGCGGGTCGGCCAGACCGACAACGCTATCGGGGCCAGCGGGTTGCGCGTGCTGCACTCCTACGAGGGCGAGGTCGACGGGCAGGGCAACGAGCTGCAGGTGACCGAGATCGCGGTGGCCGACGAGATCGCCGCGGCCGCGGACCTGGTGAAGGGCAAGCTGACCGCGACACCGGTCGCGGTCGTGCGCGGGCTGGAGATCGCCGACGACGGGTCCGACGCGCGGAAGCTGGTGCGGCCGTCGGAGGAGGACATGTTCTCCCTCGGCACGCGCGAGGCGATCGCGCAGGGCCGCCGCGAGGCGGTGCTGGTGCGCCGGTCGGTGCGCTCGTTCACCGACGAGCCGGTCGACCCGGAGGCGCTGCGCCGCGCGATCGGCGCCGGGCTGACCGCGCCCGCGCCGCACCACACGCGGCCGGTCCGGTTCGTGTGGCTGCGCGACCGTGGGCTGCGGACGAAGCTGCTCGAGGCGATGCGCGAGGCGTGGCGGGCGGACCTGTCCGGCGACGCGTTCACCGAAGAGCAGATCGCGAAGCGGGTGTCCCGCGGCGACATCCTGTTCGAGGCGCCGGAAGTGGTGATCCCGTTCCTGGTGCCGGACGGCGCGCACACGTACCCGGACGAGCGGCGCAACGCCTGCGAGCGGACGATGTTCACCGTCGCGGGCGGGGCCGCGGTGCAGGGGCTGCTGGTGGCGCTGGCGGCGGAGGACCTCGGCTCGTGCTGGATCGGGTCGACGATCTTCGCGGCCGACGTGGTGCGTGAGGTGCTCGGGCTGGAGCCGTCGTGGCAGCCGCTGGGCGCGGTGGCGATCGGGCACCCGGTGGGCGGGCCCGCGGCGCCGCGCCCGCCGGCGCTGGACGGGCTGGTCGAGCTGTGA
- a CDS encoding FAD-dependent monooxygenase, whose product MDVLIAGAGPAGLALAIDLARRDVGVRIVDKATEFFRGSRGDGLQPRTLEVFDDLGVIDAVLAAGREMPAFRVYLDGEYVMERRMGERREPTPDVPYPNGWVLGQSQTEGILRDRLAEFGVRVELGAELTGFTQDGTGVTAELSTGETVRADYLVGADGGRSFVRKALGIEFEGVTDESFRMLLGDVEADLDPEFGYWFARAADPGSGVMMSPLPGIGLFQFGAPLGEADAEPTAETLQSILDGLNAGVRLGKLAWSTVWRPNVRLAKRFREGRVFLIGDAAHVHPPTGGQGLNTSVQDAYNLGWKLADGSPELLDSYETERRAVAERVLGISSELLRRHLDGDERAHERGADTQQLDISYRVSDEPGLAVGDRAPDAPVLDDSGAKVRLFDLFRGPHATRLIFDGDAPDEPHTYAVLRPGQSRAGKSVVDEEGHAFTAYDAKEVVVRPDGYVGVLIR is encoded by the coding sequence GTGGATGTGTTGATCGCGGGCGCAGGACCGGCTGGACTGGCTCTGGCCATCGACCTCGCCCGGCGCGACGTCGGCGTGCGGATCGTCGACAAAGCGACCGAGTTCTTCCGCGGCTCCCGGGGCGACGGGCTGCAGCCGCGCACGCTGGAGGTGTTCGACGACCTCGGGGTCATCGACGCCGTGCTGGCCGCGGGCCGGGAGATGCCTGCCTTCCGGGTGTACCTCGATGGTGAGTACGTCATGGAGCGCCGGATGGGCGAGCGGCGCGAGCCCACACCCGACGTGCCCTACCCGAACGGCTGGGTGCTGGGGCAGTCGCAGACCGAGGGCATCCTGCGGGACCGGCTGGCCGAGTTCGGGGTGCGGGTCGAGCTGGGCGCGGAGTTGACCGGCTTCACGCAGGACGGCACCGGGGTCACCGCAGAGCTGTCGACCGGCGAGACGGTGCGCGCGGACTACCTGGTCGGCGCCGACGGCGGGCGCAGTTTCGTGCGGAAGGCGCTGGGGATCGAGTTCGAGGGCGTCACGGACGAGTCGTTCCGGATGCTGCTGGGTGACGTCGAGGCCGACCTGGACCCGGAGTTCGGCTACTGGTTCGCGCGTGCGGCGGACCCGGGCAGCGGGGTGATGATGAGCCCGCTGCCCGGGATCGGCCTGTTCCAGTTCGGCGCGCCGCTGGGGGAGGCCGACGCCGAGCCGACCGCCGAGACGCTCCAGTCCATTCTGGACGGTCTGAACGCGGGGGTGCGGCTGGGGAAGCTGGCGTGGTCGACGGTGTGGCGGCCGAACGTGCGCCTGGCGAAGCGGTTCCGGGAGGGCCGCGTGTTCCTGATCGGCGACGCGGCGCACGTCCACCCGCCGACCGGCGGGCAGGGGCTGAACACGAGCGTGCAGGACGCCTACAACCTGGGCTGGAAGCTGGCCGACGGCTCACCCGAGCTGCTGGACAGCTACGAAACCGAGCGTCGGGCGGTGGCCGAGCGGGTGCTGGGGATCTCCTCGGAGCTGCTGCGCAGGCACCTGGACGGCGACGAGCGGGCCCACGAACGCGGTGCGGACACCCAGCAGCTCGACATCAGCTACCGGGTGTCGGACGAGCCGGGCCTCGCGGTGGGGGACCGGGCGCCGGACGCGCCGGTCCTCGACGACAGTGGCGCGAAGGTCCGCCTGTTCGACCTGTTCCGCGGCCCGCACGCCACGAGGCTGATCTTCGACGGCGACGCTCCGGACGAGCCACACACCTACGCGGTGCTGCGACCCGGCCAGTCCCGGGCGGGGAAGTCAGTGGTCGACGAGGAGGGTCACGCCTTCACGGCCTACGACGCGAAGGAAGTGGTCGTGCGGCCGGACGGCTATGTGGGTGTGCTGATCCGCTAG
- a CDS encoding DNA-3-methyladenine glycosylase family protein has product MRYRPPFPLDLDAVLRPLRRGKGDPCLRADDYGRTWLTGNTADGPGTLALRRLPDGEIEAAAWGPGADRLLDGVPALVGAEDDDSGFVSHHDRIAEVRRRMPGLRLGSTGRVWDVLVPAVLEQKVTGFEARRSWRELCRWFGEPAPGPAPAGMRVPPTPAAVLSIPDWTWHRAGVDHSRRKALIFAAQVAHRLEKAVELRGAEGRAWLRKVPGIGVWTASEVAQRAWGDPDAVSFGDFHIPAVVGYALVGEPLDDEGMAEVLAPYAPQRQRAVRYLEASGFSRPRFGPRFSPRDYRAM; this is encoded by the coding sequence ATGCGTTACCGCCCGCCGTTCCCCCTCGACCTCGACGCGGTCCTCCGGCCGTTGCGCCGGGGCAAGGGCGATCCGTGCCTGCGGGCGGACGACTACGGCCGGACGTGGCTGACCGGCAACACCGCAGACGGCCCGGGAACGCTGGCGCTGCGGCGGTTGCCGGACGGCGAGATCGAGGCCGCCGCGTGGGGCCCGGGGGCGGACCGGCTGCTCGACGGCGTGCCCGCGCTGGTCGGCGCCGAGGACGACGACAGCGGGTTCGTCTCGCACCACGACCGCATCGCCGAGGTGCGGCGCCGCATGCCCGGGCTGCGGCTCGGCTCGACCGGGCGGGTGTGGGACGTGCTGGTGCCCGCGGTGCTGGAGCAGAAGGTCACCGGGTTCGAGGCGCGCCGGTCGTGGCGGGAGCTGTGCCGGTGGTTCGGCGAGCCTGCGCCCGGCCCGGCCCCGGCGGGGATGCGGGTGCCGCCGACGCCCGCGGCTGTGTTGTCCATTCCGGACTGGACGTGGCACCGCGCCGGGGTGGACCACAGCAGGCGGAAGGCGCTGATCTTCGCGGCGCAGGTGGCGCACCGGCTGGAGAAGGCGGTCGAGCTGCGGGGCGCCGAGGGGCGGGCGTGGCTGCGGAAGGTGCCGGGCATCGGGGTCTGGACCGCGTCGGAGGTCGCGCAGCGCGCCTGGGGCGACCCGGACGCGGTCAGCTTCGGCGACTTCCACATCCCGGCGGTGGTCGGGTACGCGCTGGTGGGCGAGCCCCTGGACGACGAGGGCATGGCGGAGGTCCTGGCGCCCTACGCGCCGCAGCGGCAGCGCGCGGTGCGCTACCTGGAGGCGAGTGGTTTCTCGCGGCCGCGGTTCGGGCCGAGGTTTTCGCCGCGGGACTACCGCGCGATGTGA
- the cofD gene encoding 2-phospho-L-lactate transferase: MKVVVVVGGVGGARFLLGVKAALGLPPIGPGDSTHEITAVVNTGDDVWMHGLRIAPDLDTCMYTLGGGIDTERGWGHQGETWVVKEELAAYGAEPTWFGLGDKDIATHLIRTRMLRAGYPLSAVTEALCDRWQPGVRLLPMTDDRVETHVVIDDPDEPGSRKAIHFQEWWVRYRAEPRAHSIVPVGVEEAKPAPGVLDAIAEADAVLFAPSNPVVSVGTVLAVPGVTEALRKTAAGVVGVSPIISGKPVRGMADACLTAIGVETSAEAVGIHYGSRQTSEDGLLDGWLVAEGETVHVPGVAVRAVPLLMSDVDATAAMARAALELAGAEVE; the protein is encoded by the coding sequence GTGAAGGTTGTCGTAGTTGTCGGCGGGGTGGGCGGCGCCCGCTTCCTGCTCGGAGTCAAAGCCGCGCTGGGTCTGCCCCCGATCGGCCCTGGGGACTCGACGCACGAGATCACCGCGGTGGTGAACACCGGCGACGACGTGTGGATGCACGGCCTGCGGATCGCGCCGGATCTGGACACCTGCATGTACACGCTGGGCGGTGGGATCGACACCGAGCGCGGGTGGGGGCACCAGGGCGAGACCTGGGTGGTCAAGGAGGAACTGGCGGCCTACGGCGCCGAGCCGACCTGGTTCGGCCTCGGCGACAAGGACATCGCCACCCACCTGATCCGCACCCGCATGCTGCGCGCGGGCTACCCGCTGTCCGCGGTCACCGAAGCGCTGTGCGACCGGTGGCAGCCCGGCGTGCGGCTGCTGCCGATGACCGACGACCGGGTCGAGACGCACGTCGTCATCGACGACCCGGACGAGCCGGGCAGCCGTAAGGCGATCCACTTCCAGGAGTGGTGGGTGCGCTACCGCGCGGAGCCGCGGGCGCATTCGATCGTGCCGGTCGGTGTCGAGGAGGCCAAGCCGGCGCCGGGTGTGCTGGACGCCATCGCGGAGGCCGACGCGGTCCTGTTCGCACCGTCCAACCCGGTCGTCTCGGTGGGCACCGTGCTGGCCGTGCCGGGCGTGACGGAGGCGCTGCGCAAGACCGCGGCCGGGGTGGTCGGCGTGTCGCCGATCATCAGCGGCAAACCGGTGCGCGGCATGGCCGACGCGTGTCTGACCGCGATCGGGGTGGAGACGTCGGCCGAGGCGGTCGGCATCCACTACGGGTCGCGGCAGACGTCGGAGGACGGGCTGCTCGACGGGTGGCTGGTCGCCGAGGGCGAAACCGTGCACGTGCCGGGCGTCGCGGTGCGGGCGGTGCCGCTGCTGATGTCCGATGTGGACGCCACCGCGGCCATGGCACGCGCCGCGCTCGAACTCGCTGGAGCCGAAGTTGAGTGA
- a CDS encoding TetR/AcrR family transcriptional regulator, producing the protein MKRKEKAAETEAALKAAAQRLFATRGYLNTKITDITAEAGRAAGSFYNHFAGKEELLESLLADLEEAGDESADQPGHSPDFADPAAVRFHVAAYWRFYREHAPTLRALQQAAMVNADFARKLAEFTRAQNEELTDHVDYVTKAGHRLPGTPLASVTMMTTAAETFVRQWHDGVVDMPEEEALEALTRFVYRGLTGRDY; encoded by the coding sequence GTGAAGCGCAAGGAGAAGGCCGCGGAGACCGAGGCCGCGCTGAAGGCCGCGGCGCAGCGGCTGTTCGCCACGCGCGGCTACCTGAACACGAAGATCACCGACATCACGGCGGAGGCGGGCCGGGCGGCCGGATCGTTCTACAACCACTTCGCCGGCAAGGAAGAGCTGCTCGAATCACTGCTGGCGGACCTGGAGGAAGCCGGCGACGAGAGCGCCGACCAGCCGGGCCACAGCCCGGACTTCGCCGACCCCGCGGCGGTCCGCTTCCACGTCGCGGCGTACTGGCGCTTCTACCGCGAGCACGCGCCGACCCTGCGCGCGCTGCAGCAGGCGGCGATGGTCAACGCGGACTTCGCCCGCAAGCTCGCGGAGTTCACCCGGGCGCAGAACGAGGAGCTGACCGACCACGTCGACTACGTGACCAAGGCAGGCCACCGCCTGCCCGGCACCCCGCTCGCGAGCGTCACGATGATGACCACGGCGGCCGAGACGTTCGTCCGGCAGTGGCACGACGGCGTGGTGGACATGCCCGAGGAAGAGGCGCTCGAAGCCCTCACCCGGTTCGTCTACCGGGGCCTCACCGGCCGCGACTACTGA
- the fdxA gene encoding ferredoxin has translation MTYVIAEPCVDVLDKACIDECPVDCIYEGDRMLYIHPDECVDCGACEPVCPVEAIYYEDDVPDEWAEYTKANVDFFDSLGSPGGASKVGKTSNDPQWIKDLPPQGE, from the coding sequence GTGACGTACGTGATTGCCGAGCCCTGCGTCGACGTGCTCGACAAGGCGTGCATCGACGAATGCCCCGTCGACTGCATTTACGAAGGCGACCGCATGCTCTACATCCACCCGGACGAGTGCGTGGACTGCGGTGCGTGCGAGCCGGTGTGCCCGGTCGAGGCCATCTACTACGAGGACGACGTGCCGGACGAGTGGGCCGAGTACACCAAGGCCAACGTCGACTTCTTCGACAGCCTGGGCTCGCCCGGCGGCGCCTCCAAGGTCGGCAAGACCAGCAACGATCCGCAGTGGATCAAGGACCTGCCTCCGCAGGGCGAATGA
- a CDS encoding sugar phosphate nucleotidyltransferase, which translates to MTSELDVDAVVLVGGKGTRLRPLTLSAPKPMLPTAGVPFLTHLLSRIRAAGIRHVVLGTSYRAEVFEEHFGDGASLGLDLEYVVEDEPLDTGGAIRNVADHLRADHAVIFNGDILSGADLRALVQTHLDTNADVTLHLQRVEDPSRFGSVPTDADGRVTAFLEKTPNPPTDQINAGCYVFRRPVLESIPAGRRVSVERETFPGLLEGGAHLHGFVDASYWLDVGTPEAFVRGSADLVRGLAPTSALPGPVGEALVLDGAEVAADAAVTGGSTVGAGAHVASGARISGSVLFDRVSVAENAVVENSVLGVGARVGKGAVLKGVVLGDGAVVGAGCELLDGARVWPDVTLPDGSIRFSSDA; encoded by the coding sequence GTGACATCGGAGCTTGATGTCGATGCCGTGGTGCTCGTCGGCGGTAAGGGAACCCGCCTGCGGCCGTTGACCCTGTCCGCCCCGAAACCGATGCTGCCCACGGCGGGCGTGCCGTTCCTGACGCACCTGCTGTCCCGCATCCGCGCCGCGGGGATCCGGCACGTGGTGCTCGGCACGTCCTATCGCGCCGAGGTGTTCGAGGAGCACTTCGGCGACGGCGCGTCGCTGGGGCTGGACCTCGAGTACGTCGTCGAGGACGAGCCGCTGGACACCGGCGGCGCCATCCGCAACGTCGCGGACCACCTGCGCGCCGACCACGCCGTCATCTTCAACGGCGACATCCTGTCCGGCGCCGACCTCCGCGCACTGGTCCAGACCCATCTCGACACGAATGCCGACGTGACGCTCCACCTGCAGCGCGTCGAGGACCCGAGCCGCTTCGGCTCGGTGCCCACCGACGCCGACGGCCGCGTCACCGCCTTCCTGGAGAAGACCCCCAACCCGCCGACCGACCAGATCAACGCCGGCTGCTACGTGTTCCGCCGCCCGGTGCTGGAGTCGATCCCGGCAGGCCGCCGCGTGTCGGTCGAGCGTGAGACCTTCCCCGGCCTGCTGGAGGGCGGCGCGCACCTGCACGGGTTCGTCGACGCCTCCTACTGGCTCGACGTCGGCACCCCGGAGGCGTTCGTGCGCGGCAGCGCGGACCTGGTGCGCGGGCTCGCCCCCACGTCGGCGCTGCCCGGCCCGGTCGGCGAGGCCCTGGTCCTCGACGGCGCGGAGGTCGCGGCGGACGCGGCCGTCACCGGCGGCTCGACGGTCGGCGCCGGGGCGCACGTCGCGTCCGGCGCGCGGATCAGCGGGTCGGTGCTGTTCGACCGGGTGTCCGTGGCGGAGAATGCGGTCGTGGAGAACTCCGTGCTGGGTGTGGGCGCGCGCGTCGGCAAGGGCGCCGTGCTCAAGGGCGTCGTCCTCGGTGACGGCGCGGTCGTCGGCGCCGGGTGCGAGCTGCTCGACGGCGCCCGCGTGTGGCCGGACGTGACCCTGCCCGACGGTTCGATCCGGTTCTCCAGCGACGCCTGA